Proteins from a single region of Nasonia vitripennis strain AsymCx chromosome 3 unlocalized genomic scaffold, Nvit_psr_1.1 chr3_random0005, whole genome shotgun sequence:
- the LOC116738655 gene encoding uncharacterized protein LOC116738655: protein MKYELLKEAEGKNLEEILEIAKTVEIANGKASDVENRQETINTAEDKETGMHHVNTSRNGQYPKQQYFDGRRNGNFQQRRPNFKNGNFSRGQQQQGSNAQANVNNFCKCCGKGNHLIFQCSLRFKYCSECGIQGHVFRMCPSRNNDFRPSQRVNTLETEQIENSSSGDTSDNNNNNTNSSFNDDVEVQARYNHDDYHFVHEIKIENEIVEPARVNKVIEPQFEIIKVNNIPLKMEIDSGSPISAVSFDCYKKNFSMLPILRAYNNQQIPAKGKIMVEIQRNNNNNDTRWIPDFR from the coding sequence ATGAAATACGAGTTGCTGAAAGAAGCTGAAGGAAAAAATCTAGAAGAAATTCTGGAAATTGCTAAAACCGTTGAAATCGCGAATGGCAAGGCGTCGGACGTCGAGAACAGACAAGAAACAATAAACACGGCCGAGGACAAGGAAACAGGCATGCATCACGTGAATACATCGCGTAACGGCCAATATCCGAAACAACAGTACTTTGATGGCAGAAGAAACGGAAATTTCCAGCAGAGACGACCGAATTTCAAAAACGGCAACTTCTCACGGGGGCAGCAACAACAGGGAAGTAACGCGCAAGCGAacgtaaataatttttgtaaatgctGCGGTAAAGGCAAccacttgatttttcaatgcTCACTCAGATTCAAGTACTGCAGTGAATGCGGCATACAAGGTCACGTATTTCGTATGTGTCCTAGTAGAAATAATGATTTTAGACCAAGCCAAAGAGTAAATACACTAGAAACTGagcaaattgaaaattcaagttCTGGTGATACAAGCgacaataacaataataatactaaTAGTAGCTTTAATGACGATGTAGAAGTTCAGGCGCGTTATAATCACGATGACTATCATTTTGTACACGAAATTAAAATTGAGAATGAAATTGTTGAACCGGCTAGAGTAAACAAAGTTATCGAACCACagtttgaaataattaaagtGAACAATATACCATTAAAAATGGAGATTGACTCCGGTTCACCAATTTCAGCTGTCTCGTTtgattgttataaaaaaaatttttcgatgTTACCTATTCTTCGAGCATACAATAATCAACAAATACCCGCAAAAGGTAAGATTATGGTCGAGATTCagcgtaataataataataatgataccCGATGGATACCCGATTTTAGGTAG